A single Klebsiella variicola DNA region contains:
- the rnd gene encoding ribonuclease D: MITTDDGLRAVCEAASAASAVALDTEFVRTRTYYPQLGLLQLFDGTQVSLIDPLTISDWAPMRELLLNQDVTKYLHAGSEDLEVFLNAFNLMPQPLIDTQILAAFCGRPMSWGFASMVEEYSGVALDKSESRTDWLARPLTERQCEYAAADVWYLLPIASQLMAETDRAGWLSAALDECRLMQQRRQEVVDPAEAWRDIGNAWQLRTRQLGCLQLLAEWRLRKARERDLAVNFVVREEHLWSVARYMPTSLGELDSLGLSGSEIRFHGKTLISLVEKAQALPESALPAPLQNLIDMPGYRKAFKDIKALVQEVSADKGVSAELLASRRQINQLLNWHWQLKTQAGEPELISGWRGELMAGRLKSLLNDYPR; the protein is encoded by the coding sequence ATGATCACCACCGACGATGGCCTGCGCGCTGTTTGCGAAGCGGCAAGCGCGGCCTCCGCCGTCGCTCTGGATACGGAATTTGTCCGTACCCGTACCTACTATCCGCAGCTGGGCCTGCTGCAGCTGTTCGACGGCACCCAGGTCTCTCTGATCGATCCCTTGACGATTAGCGACTGGGCGCCGATGCGTGAGCTGCTGCTCAACCAGGATGTGACTAAATATCTGCATGCCGGTAGTGAGGATTTAGAAGTCTTCCTCAATGCGTTCAACCTGATGCCGCAGCCGCTGATCGACACCCAGATCCTGGCGGCGTTCTGCGGCCGCCCGATGTCCTGGGGCTTTGCCTCCATGGTGGAAGAGTATTCCGGAGTGGCGCTGGATAAAAGTGAATCCCGCACCGACTGGCTGGCGCGCCCGCTGACCGAGCGTCAGTGTGAATACGCCGCAGCTGACGTCTGGTACCTGTTGCCGATCGCCAGCCAATTAATGGCGGAGACCGACCGCGCAGGCTGGCTATCGGCGGCGCTGGACGAATGTCGTCTGATGCAGCAGCGTCGTCAGGAGGTGGTTGACCCGGCCGAGGCCTGGCGCGACATCGGCAACGCCTGGCAGCTGCGTACCCGCCAGCTGGGCTGCCTGCAGCTGCTGGCAGAGTGGCGTCTGCGCAAAGCGCGTGAGCGCGACCTGGCGGTGAACTTTGTGGTGCGGGAAGAGCATCTGTGGAGCGTGGCGCGCTATATGCCCACCAGCCTCGGCGAGCTCGACAGCCTCGGGTTGTCCGGCAGTGAAATTCGCTTCCACGGCAAAACGTTGATTAGCCTGGTCGAGAAAGCCCAGGCGCTGCCGGAGTCGGCCCTGCCGGCGCCGCTGCAGAACCTCATTGACATGCCGGGTTACCGTAAAGCCTTTAAAGATATTAAAGCGCTGGTGCAGGAAGTGAGCGCCGATAAGGGCGTGAGCGCGGAACTGCTGGCCTCGCGTCGGCAGATCAACCAGTTGCTGAACTGGCACTGGCAGTTGAAAACGCAAGCCGGTGAGCCTGAGCTGATTTCCGGCTGGCGTGGCGAACTGATGGCCGGGCGGCTGAAGTCGCTGTTAAACGACTATCCGCGCTAG
- the minE gene encoding cell division topological specificity factor MinE produces the protein MALLDFFLSRKKNTANIAKERLQIIVAERRRGDAEPHYLPQLRKDILEVICKYVQIDPEMVSVQLEQRDGDISILELNVTLPETEESKP, from the coding sequence ATGGCTTTACTCGACTTTTTTCTCTCGCGAAAAAAGAACACGGCTAATATTGCGAAAGAACGCCTGCAAATCATCGTCGCCGAGCGTCGCCGCGGCGACGCGGAGCCGCACTACCTGCCGCAGTTGCGCAAAGATATTCTGGAAGTGATCTGTAAATACGTGCAGATCGACCCGGAGATGGTCAGCGTGCAGCTGGAGCAGCGGGATGGTGATATTTCGATTCTTGAGCTGAACGTGACCCTACCCGAAACGGAAGAGTCGAAACCCTGA
- the minD gene encoding septum site-determining protein MinD yields the protein MARIIVVTSGKGGVGKTTSSAAIATGLAQKGKKTVVIDFDIGLRNLDLIMGCERRVVYDFVNVIQGDATLNQALIKDKRTENLYILPASQTRDKDALTREGVDKVLEELKKMDFDFIVCDSPAGIETGALMALYFADEAIITTNPEVSSVRDSDRILGILASKSRRAENGEEPIKEHLLLTRYNPGRVNKGDMLSMEDVLEILRINLVGVIPEDQSVLRASNQGEPVILDAASDAGKAYADTVERLLGEERPFRFIEEEKKGFLKRLFGG from the coding sequence ATGGCACGCATTATTGTTGTGACTTCGGGTAAAGGGGGCGTTGGCAAGACCACCTCCAGCGCGGCCATCGCTACAGGTTTGGCCCAGAAGGGAAAGAAAACCGTCGTTATCGACTTCGACATCGGCCTGCGTAACCTCGATCTGATTATGGGCTGCGAACGTCGCGTCGTTTATGATTTCGTCAACGTCATCCAGGGCGATGCCACGTTGAACCAGGCGCTGATCAAAGATAAGCGCACGGAAAATCTCTACATTCTCCCGGCCTCTCAGACCCGGGATAAAGACGCCCTGACCCGCGAAGGCGTCGACAAAGTTCTCGAAGAACTGAAGAAAATGGACTTCGATTTCATCGTCTGTGATTCACCGGCAGGTATCGAAACCGGTGCGCTGATGGCGCTCTATTTTGCTGATGAAGCCATCATCACCACCAACCCGGAAGTCTCCTCCGTTCGCGACTCCGACCGTATCCTTGGCATTCTCGCTTCGAAATCCCGTCGTGCGGAAAATGGCGAAGAGCCGATCAAAGAGCATTTACTGCTGACCCGCTACAATCCAGGCCGCGTCAATAAAGGCGATATGCTGAGCATGGAAGACGTGCTGGAAATTCTGCGCATCAACCTGGTGGGCGTGATCCCGGAAGACCAGTCAGTCCTGCGCGCATCCAACCAGGGTGAGCCCGTGATTCTGGATGCCGCGTCGGACGCAGGCAAAGCCTATGCCGATACCGTTGAACGTCTGCTCGGAGAAGAACGCCCTTTCCGCTTCATTGAAGAAGAGAAGAAAGGATTCCTCAAACGCCTGTTCGGAGGATAA
- the minC gene encoding septum site-determining protein MinC encodes MSNTPIELKGSSFTLSVVHLHDANPEVIRQALEDKIAQAPAFLRHAPVVVNIASVEEEVEWRAINEAIAATGLRIMGVSGCKIPRLKTEIDRAGIPLLTEGKEKAPRPAPSEPTPPPPPVANQITKTRLIDQPVRSGQRIYAPHCDLIVTNHVSAGAELIADGNIHVYGMMRGRALAGAGGDRDAQIFCTHLAAELVSIAGEYWLSDNIPAEFYGKAARLRLGESALTVQPLN; translated from the coding sequence ATGTCAAATACGCCAATCGAACTTAAAGGCAGTAGCTTCACGTTATCTGTCGTTCATTTGCACGATGCAAATCCCGAGGTTATTCGTCAGGCGTTAGAAGACAAAATCGCCCAGGCTCCCGCCTTTTTACGCCATGCGCCGGTGGTGGTGAATATCGCCAGCGTGGAGGAGGAGGTCGAATGGCGCGCCATTAACGAGGCCATCGCCGCGACCGGTTTACGCATTATGGGCGTCAGCGGATGCAAAATCCCGCGCCTGAAAACCGAAATCGATCGCGCCGGGATCCCGTTATTAACCGAAGGGAAAGAGAAAGCCCCTCGTCCGGCACCGTCCGAACCCACCCCTCCGCCGCCGCCAGTTGCTAACCAGATCACAAAAACGCGTTTGATTGATCAGCCGGTACGTTCCGGTCAGCGCATTTATGCGCCACACTGTGATCTTATTGTTACAAATCATGTGAGTGCCGGTGCGGAACTTATCGCTGACGGCAATATCCATGTATATGGCATGATGCGAGGACGCGCGCTGGCAGGCGCCGGTGGCGACAGAGACGCCCAGATATTTTGTACCCACCTTGCGGCGGAGCTGGTCTCCATCGCCGGGGAATATTGGCTGAGCGATAACATCCCGGCCGAATTTTATGGCAAAGCGGCACGCCTGCGTTTAGGTGAAAGCGCTTTGACAGTTCAACCGTTGAATTAA
- a CDS encoding YcgL domain-containing protein, which yields MFCVIYRSTKREQTYLYVEKKDDFSRVPDELMRGFGTPQMAMLLPLDGRKKLVNADLEKVKQALSEQGYYLQLPPPSENLLKKHLAEQGKQSD from the coding sequence ATGTTTTGTGTGATCTATCGAAGTACTAAACGTGAACAAACCTATTTATACGTCGAAAAAAAAGACGATTTCTCACGCGTTCCTGACGAGCTAATGCGCGGCTTCGGCACGCCGCAAATGGCGATGCTGCTGCCGCTGGATGGGCGCAAAAAGCTGGTTAACGCCGACCTGGAAAAAGTGAAACAGGCGTTAAGCGAGCAGGGCTATTACCTGCAACTTCCCCCGCCATCTGAAAATCTACTAAAGAAACACCTGGCGGAACAGGGGAAACAATCCGATTAA
- a CDS encoding fumarylacetoacetate hydrolase family protein yields MYQHHNWQGALLDYPVSKVVCVGSNYAKHIKEMGSATPEEPVLFIKPETALCDLRQPLVLPEGLGSVHHEVELAVLIGSTLRQATEEHVQKGIAGYGVALDLTLRDLQAKMKKAGQPWEKAKGFDNASPISGFIPAAEFHGDPQNTPLSLKINGEVRQQGTTADMIHKIVPLIAYMSRFFTLKAGDVILTGTPEGVGPLHSGDELEVGFNGLSLTTRVL; encoded by the coding sequence ATGTACCAACATCATAACTGGCAGGGTGCGCTACTGGATTATCCAGTGAGCAAAGTGGTTTGCGTCGGCAGTAATTATGCAAAACACATCAAGGAAATGGGCAGTGCGACGCCGGAAGAGCCGGTGCTGTTTATTAAACCTGAGACCGCGCTGTGCGATCTCCGTCAGCCGTTGGTGCTTCCTGAAGGGCTGGGCTCAGTGCACCACGAAGTCGAGCTGGCGGTGCTGATCGGCAGCACGCTGCGTCAGGCGACGGAAGAGCATGTGCAGAAAGGGATCGCCGGCTATGGCGTCGCGCTGGATCTCACCCTGCGCGACCTGCAGGCTAAGATGAAAAAGGCCGGGCAACCGTGGGAGAAGGCGAAAGGCTTCGATAACGCCAGTCCAATCTCCGGCTTTATCCCGGCCGCTGAGTTCCACGGCGACCCGCAGAATACGCCGTTAAGCCTGAAGATTAACGGTGAAGTGCGCCAGCAGGGAACCACAGCCGACATGATCCATAAGATTGTGCCGCTGATCGCCTATATGTCGCGCTTCTTTACCCTCAAAGCCGGGGATGTGATCCTCACCGGCACCCCGGAAGGGGTGGGGCCGCTGCATAGCGGTGACGAACTGGAAGTTGGCTTCAACGGCCTGTCGCTCACCACCCGCGTGCTGTAA
- a CDS encoding YcgN family cysteine cluster protein translates to MSEQPFWQQKTLDEMTDAEWESLCDGCGQCCLHKLMDEDTDEIYFTNVACRQLNIKTCQCRNYERRFEYEPDCIKLTRENLPTFEWLPPTCAYRLLAEGKSLPAWHPLLTGSKAAMHGERISVRHIAVPESTVVDWQDHILNLPDRAR, encoded by the coding sequence ATGAGCGAACAACCTTTCTGGCAACAAAAAACACTGGATGAAATGACCGACGCGGAGTGGGAATCGCTGTGTGACGGCTGCGGCCAGTGTTGCCTGCACAAGCTGATGGATGAAGACACCGATGAGATCTACTTCACCAACGTCGCCTGCCGTCAGCTTAATATCAAAACCTGCCAGTGCCGTAACTACGAACGTCGCTTCGAGTACGAGCCAGACTGCATCAAGCTTACCCGCGAAAACCTGCCAACCTTCGAATGGCTGCCGCCGACCTGCGCCTATCGCCTGCTGGCGGAGGGCAAATCGCTGCCGGCCTGGCATCCGCTGCTGACCGGCTCAAAAGCGGCGATGCATGGCGAACGCATCTCTGTTCGCCATATTGCGGTGCCCGAGTCCACCGTCGTCGACTGGCAGGATCATATCCTCAATCTGCCTGACAGGGCGCGTTAA
- a CDS encoding DUF1971 domain-containing protein: MSSLLIPADWKVKRSTPFFTKENVPAALLSHHNTAAGVFGQLCVMEGTVTYYGFADEQATEPEKKVVIHAGQFATSPPQYWHRVELSDDARFNIHFWVAEETDGENGLFHAKKA, translated from the coding sequence ATGTCATCTTTACTGATCCCCGCAGACTGGAAAGTTAAACGCTCCACCCCGTTCTTTACTAAAGAGAATGTCCCCGCCGCCCTGCTGAGCCATCACAACACCGCGGCCGGCGTCTTCGGTCAGCTGTGCGTCATGGAGGGAACGGTCACCTATTACGGTTTTGCCGATGAGCAGGCGACGGAGCCGGAAAAGAAAGTGGTCATTCATGCCGGACAGTTTGCCACCAGTCCGCCGCAGTACTGGCACCGCGTCGAACTCAGTGACGACGCCCGCTTCAATATTCACTTCTGGGTGGCCGAAGAAACCGACGGTGAAAACGGGCTGTTTCACGCGAAGAAAGCGTGA
- the dsbB gene encoding disulfide bond formation protein DsbB produces MLQYLNQCSRGRGAWLLMALTAFILELVALWFQHVMLLQPCVMCIYERCALFGIMGAGLVGAIAPKTPLRYVAMVIWLYSAIRGLQLAWEHTMIQLHPSPFQTCDFAARFPTWLPLDKWLPQVFVASGDCSVRQWQFLSLEMPQWLVGIFAAYLLVAILVIIAQPFKAKKRDLFGR; encoded by the coding sequence ATGTTGCAATATTTAAACCAGTGCTCAAGGGGACGCGGTGCCTGGCTCCTGATGGCATTAACCGCTTTTATTCTCGAACTCGTTGCGCTGTGGTTCCAGCATGTGATGCTGCTGCAGCCGTGTGTGATGTGTATTTACGAACGCTGCGCGCTGTTCGGCATCATGGGCGCGGGGCTGGTCGGCGCCATCGCCCCCAAAACGCCGCTGCGCTATGTCGCCATGGTGATCTGGTTGTACAGCGCAATACGTGGACTGCAGCTGGCGTGGGAGCATACGATGATCCAGCTGCACCCTTCGCCGTTCCAGACCTGTGATTTCGCCGCCCGCTTCCCAACCTGGCTGCCGCTGGATAAATGGCTGCCGCAGGTTTTCGTCGCGTCCGGCGACTGTTCAGTGCGTCAGTGGCAATTTCTGTCGCTGGAGATGCCGCAATGGCTGGTCGGTATTTTTGCTGCCTATCTGCTGGTCGCCATCCTGGTGATCATTGCTCAGCCTTTCAAAGCGAAAAAACGCGATCTGTTTGGCCGCTAA
- the nhaB gene encoding sodium/proton antiporter NhaB, translating into MEISYGRALWRNFLGQSPDWYKLALIIFLIVNPLVFAVAPFVAGWLLVVEFIFTLAMALKCYPLLPGGLLAIEALLIGMTSPAHVREEIAGNLEVLLLLIFMVAGIYFMKQLLLFVFTRLLLGIRSKMLLSLAFCLAAAFLSAFLDALTVVAVVISVAVGFYGIYHRVASARPDDNDLLDDSHIEQHYREVLEQFRGFLRSLMMHAGVGTALGGVMTMVGEPQNLIIAKAAGWHFGEFFIRMAPVTVPVMVCGLLTCLLVEKYRLFGYGEPLPPTVRKVLQDFDDRSRAQRSRQEQLRLLAQAVIGVWLIVALAFHLAEVGLIGLSVIILATTFSGVTDEHAIGKAFTEALPFTALLTVFFAIVAVIIDQRLFTPVIEFVLQASPHAQLSLFYLFNGLLSSISDNVFVGTVYINEAKTALEHGVISLPQFEMLAVAINTGTNLPSVATPNGQAAFLFLLTSALAPLIRLSYGRMVWMALPYTLVLTLVGLLCVEFTLMPVTNWLLAHGWVTTPTLP; encoded by the coding sequence GTGGAAATTTCATATGGCCGCGCGCTGTGGCGCAATTTTCTTGGCCAGTCGCCGGACTGGTACAAGCTGGCATTAATCATTTTCTTAATCGTAAACCCGCTGGTGTTTGCCGTGGCGCCGTTTGTCGCCGGCTGGCTGCTGGTGGTTGAGTTTATCTTTACCCTCGCCATGGCGCTGAAGTGCTATCCGCTGCTGCCGGGCGGCCTGCTGGCCATTGAGGCGCTGCTGATCGGCATGACCAGCCCGGCGCATGTGCGGGAAGAGATCGCCGGCAACCTTGAAGTGCTGCTCCTGCTGATCTTCATGGTCGCGGGCATCTACTTTATGAAACAACTGCTGCTGTTCGTCTTCACGCGCCTGCTGCTGGGGATCCGCAGCAAGATGCTGCTGTCGCTGGCCTTCTGCCTGGCGGCCGCCTTCCTCTCCGCCTTTCTCGATGCGCTTACCGTGGTGGCGGTGGTGATTAGCGTCGCCGTTGGGTTCTACGGCATCTACCACCGCGTCGCTTCAGCTCGCCCTGATGATAACGATCTGCTGGACGACAGCCATATCGAGCAGCACTACCGCGAGGTGCTGGAGCAATTCCGCGGCTTTCTGCGCAGCCTGATGATGCACGCCGGCGTCGGGACCGCCCTCGGCGGAGTCATGACCATGGTTGGCGAACCGCAAAATCTGATTATCGCCAAAGCGGCGGGCTGGCATTTTGGCGAGTTCTTTATCCGCATGGCGCCCGTCACCGTGCCGGTGATGGTGTGTGGGCTGTTGACCTGCCTGCTGGTCGAAAAGTATCGCCTGTTTGGCTACGGCGAACCGCTGCCGCCCACGGTACGGAAGGTGCTGCAGGACTTTGACGACCGCAGCCGCGCCCAGCGCAGCCGTCAGGAGCAGCTGCGGCTGCTGGCCCAGGCGGTGATTGGTGTCTGGCTGATCGTCGCCCTCGCCTTTCATCTGGCCGAAGTCGGGCTCATTGGCCTGTCGGTGATCATCCTCGCCACCACGTTTTCCGGGGTGACCGATGAGCACGCCATTGGCAAGGCGTTCACCGAGGCGCTGCCCTTCACCGCGCTGCTGACGGTGTTCTTTGCCATTGTGGCGGTGATCATCGACCAGCGGCTGTTCACCCCGGTCATTGAATTTGTGCTGCAGGCCTCGCCGCACGCGCAGCTGTCGCTCTTTTACCTGTTTAACGGCCTGCTGTCGTCCATTTCGGATAACGTTTTTGTCGGCACGGTCTACATTAACGAAGCGAAAACCGCCCTCGAACATGGCGTTATCAGCCTGCCGCAGTTTGAGATGCTGGCGGTGGCGATCAATACCGGCACCAACCTGCCGTCGGTCGCCACCCCCAACGGCCAGGCGGCATTCCTGTTCCTGCTGACCTCTGCGCTGGCGCCGCTTATCCGACTCTCCTATGGCCGCATGGTATGGATGGCGCTGCCCTACACTCTCGTACTGACGCTGGTCGGCCTGCTGTGCGTCGAGTTCACCTTGATGCCGGTCACCAACTGGCTACTGGCGCACGGCTGGGTGACCACGCCCACGCTGCCCTGA
- the fadR gene encoding fatty acid metabolism transcriptional regulator FadR — MVIKAQSPAGFAEEYIIESIWNNRFPPGSILPAERELSELIGVTRTTLREVLQRLARDGWLTIQHGKPTKVNNFWETSGLNILETLARLDHDSVPQLIDNLLSVRTNISTIFIRTAFRQHPDKALAVLDSAREVEDHADAFADLDYNIFRGLAFASGNPIYGLILNGMKGLYTRIGRHYFSSPEARSLALGFYHQLAKVCEGGLHDQVYELVRRYGHDSGEIWHRMQKSLPGDLAMNMR, encoded by the coding sequence ATGGTCATTAAGGCGCAGAGCCCTGCGGGTTTCGCGGAAGAGTATATCATTGAGAGCATCTGGAATAACCGCTTCCCACCTGGATCGATTCTCCCCGCTGAACGCGAGCTTTCTGAGCTGATCGGTGTCACCCGCACCACTCTGCGCGAAGTGTTGCAGCGTCTGGCGCGTGACGGCTGGTTGACCATTCAGCATGGCAAGCCTACCAAAGTGAATAACTTCTGGGAGACCTCCGGGCTGAATATTCTCGAAACGCTGGCGCGCCTCGATCACGACAGCGTGCCGCAGCTGATTGATAACCTGCTCTCCGTACGCACCAATATTTCCACGATTTTTATTCGCACCGCGTTCCGTCAGCATCCGGATAAAGCGCTGGCGGTACTGGACAGCGCCCGGGAAGTGGAAGATCACGCCGACGCCTTTGCCGACCTCGATTACAATATCTTCCGCGGTCTGGCGTTTGCCTCCGGCAACCCGATTTACGGCCTGATCCTCAACGGCATGAAGGGGCTGTATACCCGCATCGGCCGCCACTATTTCTCCAGCCCGGAAGCGCGCAGCCTCGCGCTGGGCTTTTATCATCAGCTGGCGAAGGTGTGCGAAGGCGGCCTGCACGATCAGGTGTACGAGCTGGTCCGTCGCTACGGCCATGACAGCGGGGAGATCTGGCATCGGATGCAGAAATCGCTGCCCGGCGATTTAGCCATGAATATGCGTTAA
- a CDS encoding SpoVR family protein, with the protein MATIDSMNRDTTRLSDGPDWTFELLETYLAEVDRVAKLYRLDTYPHQIEVITSEQMMDAYSSVGMPINYPHWSFGKKFIETEQAYKHGQQGLAYEIVINSNPCIAYLMEENTITMQALVMAHACYGHNSFFKNNYLFRSWTDASSIIDYLIFARKYITECEERYGVDEVEKLLDSCHALMNYGVDRYKRPQKISLQEEKARQKSREEYLQSQVNMLWRTLPKREEEKAIESARRYPSEPQENLLYFMEKNAPLLESWQREILRIVRKVSQYFYPQKQTQVMNEGWATFWHYTILNHLYDEGKVTERFMLEFLHSHTNVVFQPPYNSPWYSGINPYALGFAMFQDIKRICQSPTEEDKYWFPDIAGSDWLETLHFAMRDFKDESFISQFLSPKIMRDFRFFTVLDDDHNNYLEISAIHNEEGYREIRNKLSAQYNLSNLEPNIQVWNVDLRGDRSLTLRYVPHNRVPLDKGRREVLKHVHRLWGFDVLLEQQNADGSIELLDRCPARPNAL; encoded by the coding sequence ATGGCTACGATTGACTCCATGAACAGGGACACCACCCGTTTAAGCGATGGACCCGACTGGACGTTCGAGTTACTGGAGACCTACCTGGCCGAAGTGGACCGGGTCGCCAAGCTCTATCGTCTTGACACCTACCCGCACCAGATCGAAGTCATTACTTCCGAGCAGATGATGGACGCCTACTCCAGCGTCGGTATGCCCATCAACTATCCGCACTGGTCGTTCGGCAAGAAATTCATTGAGACCGAGCAGGCCTATAAGCACGGCCAGCAGGGCCTGGCGTATGAGATAGTCATCAACTCCAACCCCTGTATCGCCTACCTGATGGAAGAAAACACCATCACCATGCAGGCGCTGGTCATGGCGCACGCCTGCTATGGGCACAACTCATTCTTTAAAAATAACTATCTGTTTCGCAGCTGGACCGACGCCAGCTCGATCATCGATTACCTGATCTTCGCCCGCAAATACATTACCGAGTGTGAAGAACGCTATGGTGTCGACGAAGTGGAGAAACTCCTCGACTCCTGCCACGCGCTGATGAACTACGGCGTCGACCGCTATAAACGTCCGCAAAAAATCTCCTTGCAGGAGGAGAAAGCGCGGCAGAAAAGCCGGGAAGAGTATCTGCAAAGCCAGGTGAATATGCTGTGGCGCACCCTGCCGAAGCGCGAGGAAGAAAAAGCGATTGAGTCCGCCCGTCGCTACCCTTCCGAACCGCAGGAGAACCTGCTGTACTTTATGGAGAAGAACGCCCCGCTGCTCGAATCGTGGCAGCGCGAGATCCTGCGCATCGTGCGTAAAGTCAGCCAGTATTTCTACCCGCAGAAACAGACCCAGGTGATGAACGAGGGGTGGGCCACCTTCTGGCACTACACCATCCTCAACCATCTCTATGATGAAGGGAAAGTGACGGAGCGCTTTATGCTGGAGTTTCTCCATAGTCACACTAACGTGGTGTTCCAGCCGCCGTACAACAGTCCGTGGTATAGCGGGATTAACCCCTACGCGCTGGGCTTCGCCATGTTCCAGGACATCAAGCGCATCTGTCAGTCGCCCACCGAAGAGGACAAGTACTGGTTCCCGGATATCGCCGGTTCTGACTGGCTGGAAACGTTGCATTTCGCCATGCGTGATTTCAAAGACGAGAGCTTTATCAGCCAGTTCCTGTCGCCGAAGATCATGCGCGATTTCCGCTTCTTTACCGTGCTCGACGACGATCACAACAATTATCTCGAGATCTCGGCGATCCACAACGAAGAGGGCTATCGCGAGATCCGCAACAAGCTCTCGGCGCAGTATAACCTCAGCAATCTTGAGCCGAACATCCAGGTGTGGAACGTTGACCTGCGCGGCGACCGCTCGCTGACCTTGCGCTATGTGCCGCACAACCGCGTCCCACTGGACAAAGGCCGGCGCGAAGTGCTGAAACATGTGCATCGTCTGTGGGGATTCGATGTGCTGCTGGAGCAGCAGAACGCCGACGGCAGCATTGAGCTGCTGGACCGCTGCCCGGCGCGCCCGAACGCGCTATAA
- a CDS encoding D-amino acid dehydrogenase gives MRVVILGSGVVGVASAWYLSQAGHEVTVIDRQPGPAEETSAANAGQISPGYAAPWAAPGVPLKAIKWMFQRHAPLAIGLDGTSFQLKWMWQMLRNCDIRHYMENKGRMVRLAEYSRDCLKALRDTTGIQYEGRQGGTLQLFRTAKQYENATRDIAVLEDAGVPYQLLEAKRLAEVEPALAEVSHKLTGGLRLPNDETGDCQLFTTRLAAMAEQAGVTFRFNTAVDALLQEGDRIAGVKCGDEIIKGDAYVMAFGSYSTAMLKGLVDIPVYPLKGYSLTIPIAQEDGAPVSTILDETYKIAITRFDQRIRVGGMAEIVGFNKALLQPRRETLEMVVRDLFPRGGHVEQATFWTGLRPMTPDGTPVVGRTAYKNLWLNTGHGTLGWTMACGSGQLISDLISGRTPAIPYDDLAVARYSPGFTPARPQHLHGAHN, from the coding sequence ATGCGTGTCGTCATACTGGGAAGTGGGGTGGTTGGGGTAGCCAGCGCGTGGTATTTGAGTCAGGCGGGTCATGAGGTGACGGTTATCGACCGTCAGCCCGGTCCGGCAGAGGAGACCAGCGCGGCCAACGCCGGGCAGATTTCTCCCGGCTATGCGGCGCCCTGGGCGGCGCCGGGGGTGCCGCTGAAGGCGATCAAATGGATGTTTCAGCGCCATGCGCCGCTGGCGATCGGTCTTGACGGCACGTCGTTCCAGCTGAAGTGGATGTGGCAGATGCTGCGTAACTGCGACATCCGCCACTATATGGAGAACAAAGGCCGTATGGTGCGCCTGGCGGAGTACAGCCGCGACTGCCTGAAAGCGCTGCGCGACACCACCGGCATTCAGTATGAAGGACGTCAGGGCGGGACGCTGCAGCTGTTCCGGACCGCCAAACAGTATGAAAATGCCACCCGCGACATCGCGGTGCTGGAAGACGCCGGCGTGCCGTACCAGCTGCTGGAAGCGAAGCGGCTGGCGGAGGTGGAGCCGGCGCTGGCGGAAGTCAGCCATAAACTGACCGGCGGCCTGCGCCTGCCCAATGATGAAACCGGCGACTGCCAGCTGTTTACCACCCGGCTGGCGGCAATGGCGGAACAGGCCGGGGTCACTTTCCGCTTCAACACCGCAGTGGACGCCCTGCTACAGGAGGGCGATCGCATTGCCGGGGTGAAATGCGGCGATGAGATTATCAAGGGCGATGCCTATGTGATGGCCTTCGGCTCCTACTCAACGGCGATGCTTAAAGGGCTGGTGGATATACCGGTCTATCCCCTGAAAGGCTACTCATTGACCATTCCGATCGCCCAGGAGGACGGCGCGCCGGTTTCCACTATCCTTGATGAAACATACAAAATCGCTATTACCCGCTTCGATCAGCGCATTCGCGTCGGCGGCATGGCCGAGATCGTCGGTTTTAACAAAGCGCTGCTGCAGCCGCGTCGCGAAACCCTGGAGATGGTGGTGCGCGATCTGTTCCCGCGCGGCGGCCACGTGGAGCAGGCGACGTTCTGGACCGGCCTGCGGCCGATGACGCCGGACGGCACGCCGGTGGTCGGCCGCACGGCGTATAAAAATCTGTGGCTCAACACCGGCCACGGCACGCTTGGCTGGACCATGGCCTGCGGCTCCGGGCAGCTTATCAGCGATCTGATCTCCGGGCGCACGCCGGCGATCCCTTACGACGATCTGGCGGTCGCCCGCTACAGCCCCGGGTTCACCCCGGCGCGTCCGCAGCATCTGCATGGCGCACACAACTAA